CAGCATCGCCGCGTCCAACACGACCGACGGCATCATGGAGATCGAGAAGCAGATCTCCCCGCAGCTCACCCGGCACAGCGACGCGATCCGGCTGAACCGGGCGCTGTGGGCCAGGATCAAGCAGGTCTCCACGGCGGACGCCGAGGAGTCGTGGCTGCTGGAGAAGTACCGCGACGACTTCATCAGGGCCGGGGCCGACCTGTCCGAGCCGGACCAGGACCGCCTGCGCGCGCTCAACGAGGAGCTGTCGAAGCTCTCCACGCAGTTCGCGCAGAGCCTGCTCAAGGCTTCCACGGAGTCGGCCCTGGTGGTGACGGACCCGAAGGAGCTCGACGGCTTCGACGAGGCCAAGATCGAGTCGCTGCGCCAGGACGACGGCACGTACGTGCTGCCGCTGCTCAACTTCACCTGCCAGCCCGGCCTGGCCCAGCTCACCGACCGCGACGTGCGCCGCCGCCTGTACGAGCTGAGCGTCGGCCGGGCCCCCGGCAACTTCGAGGTGGCGGCCAGGATGGCGGCGCTGCGGGCGGAGCGGGCGGCGCTGCTCGGGTTCCCCACCCACGCGGCCTACACGGTGGCCGACCAGACGGCCAAGACCGTCGAGGCGGTCGAGGAGATGCTCGGCCAGCTCGTCGGGCCCGCCGTGCGCAACGCCGAGCGGGAGGCCGAGGCGCTGGCGGAGCAGGCCGGGTTCCCGATCGAGCCGTGGGACTGGTCGTACTACTCCGAGAAGGTGCGCCAGGCCCGCTACGACTTCGACGGCGCGGCCATGCGCCCGTACTTCGAGCTGAACCGGGTCTACCGCGACGGCGTCTTCTACGCGGCCACCAAGCTGTACGGGATCACCTTCGCCGAGCGGCCCGAGCTGGGCGGTTACCACCCCGACGTGACCGTGTTCGAGGTCTCCGACGAGGACGGCGGCCCGCTGGGGCTGTTCGTGCTCGACCCCTACGCCAGGCCGAGCAAGCGCGGCGGGGCGTGGATGAACAACCTGGTCGACCAGTCGTTCCTGTTCGGGCAGCGGCCTGTGGTGATGAACAACCTCAACGTCACCAAGCCGGCCTCGGGGCCGACGCTGCTGACCTACGACGAGGTGAACACCGCCTTCCACGAGTTCGGGCACGCGCTGCACGGGCTCTTCTCCCAGGTGCGCTTCCCGCGCGTCTCGGGCACCAGCGTGCCCCGCGACTTCGTCGAGTACCCGTCGCAGGTCAACGAGATGTGGGTGACCTGGCCCGAGGTGCTGGCCAACTACGCCAAGCACCACGAGACGGGCGAGCCGATGCCGGCCGAGCTGGTGGAGAAGCTTACGGCGGCCGAGAAGTTCAACCAGGGATTCAAGACCGTCGAGTACCTCGCGGCCACGCTGCTCGACTGGGCCTGGCACAAGCTGGCGCCCGGCGAGACCGTGACCGACCCCGAGGCGTTCGAGCTGGCCGCGCTGGAGGCTGCCGGGATCGCGTTCGCGCTGGTCAGGCCGCGTTACCGGACCAACTACTTCGCGCACGTCTTCTCCGGCGGCTACAGCGCGGGCTACTACTCCTACATCTGGAGCGAGGTGCTCGACGCCGAGAGCGTGGAGTGGTTCAAGGAGAACGGCGGCCTCACCCGGGCCAACGGCGACCACTTCCGGCGCGAGCTGCTGTCCAGGGGCGGCAGCCTCGACCCGCTGACCGCCTTCCGCAACTTCCGCGGGCGCGAGCCCAGCATCCAGCCGCTGCTCAAGCGCCGCGGCCTGGACTGAACCACTCGGCGTGCTCGGCCGCCCACTGCGCGAACGTGCGCGGTGGGCGCCCCGTCACCTGCTCGACCGTGGCTGTGACCTGGTAGGCGCCCTCCGGCACGTTGCCGAAGACCTGGATCTGGAACTCGATCAGCTGCTCGGGCACGCCCTCGGCCCGGTAGCGCTCGCGCATCTCGTCCACGGTCAGCTCGCGGAAGGCGATCTCGCGGCCGATCGCCTCCGACAGGATCCGCACCTTGGCGGGCACGTCGAGCAGCTCGGGGCCGGTGAGGCCGTAGGAGTGGCCCGCGTGGCCGTCCTCGGTGAGGGCGGTGGCGATCACCGCGCCGATGTCGGCCTCGTGCACCATCGCCGTCCTGGTGGCCGCGAACGGCTCCTCGATCAACCCCTTCGTCCGTACGGGCTCGGCCCACGCCAGGGCGTTGGCCATGAACTCGGTCGGCTGCACGTAGGTCCAGGCCAGGTCGCTGCCGGTCACGGCGGCCTCCAGCGTGCCGGGCGACCAGCCGCTGAGCAGCGTGACCTTGCTCACCCCCGCCGCCCGTACCGCCTCGACCAGCTCCGCGCCGTTCTGCAGCGGCGCGTACGCGGAGTCGGCGGCGTCGATGAGGTGCACGCCCTCGACGCCCTTCAGCGCGGGCACGATGCTCTCGGTCCGGCTGAGATCGCCCCGCACCACCTCGACCCCTTCGGGCAGCTTGGCCCTGGCCAGGTCACGTGTCAGGGCGCGCACGCGGTGTCCCGCGTCGAGGAGGTGCGCGACGACGTGCCTGCCCACGGAGCCTGTGGCTCCGGTCACCAAGTAAGTCATACCGGCGACGTTAGGCACTAATGCGGCACGTTCAGTTCCGCGATTCGCTGGCGTAGCCATTCTTTCTCCGCCTGGCTGGAGGCGCGGGCGATCAGCAGCATGCCGCGGCGGTAGGGGTCGGGCTCGTCGCGCGCCCTGACCGGCCGGCCGCCCTCGTGGAAGAAGCTCGCGGGCGCCTCCAGGAAGGCCAGCCTGCGGCTCAGCACCTTGACCTGGTCGGCCGGGTCGGGCAGCGCCGACAGGAACGCCAGCAGCGCGAAGAACCGCGCCTGGTCGCTGATGTCGAGGTCGGCGGGCTCGCGCAGCCGCCGCAGCAACTCCTCGCGGCCGGCCTGCGTGATCGTCAGCACCTGCCTGCGCGCGGCCGCCGCCCCCGCCTCCTCGTGCCGCTCGACCAGGCCCTTGGCCTCCAGCCTGGCGATCGCCGGGTAGAGCGCGCCGTCGCTGACCGGCCGCAGGTGGCCGGTCAGCGAGGTCAGGCGGGACTTGAGCTCGTAGCCGTGCATGGGCCGCTCGTTGAGGAAGCCCAGGATCGTGAGAGCGAGGTCGGCGCCGCTTGCCATGGGGCGCATCGTAACGCTATACCTCTAATCGATGTATAGCGAAGCGAGGTATCGATGATCAGGCTGGCGTTGCCCATCTACGTGGAGCTGCTCACCGCGGTGGTCGCGGTCGGCGTGATCGACCTGCTCTGGGTGTCGGGGCTGGGCGAGGCGGCGATCGCGGCCGTCACCGTGGGCACCACCGCCGAGTACCTGGCCTACGGGCTCTTCCTGGCCGTGCCCACCGGGGTGACGGTGCTGGTCGGGCGGCGTGACGGGCGCGCCCCGCTGGGGCCGGTGATCAGGACGGGCTGGGTCCTGTGGGCGGTCTTCTCGGTGGGCGTGGCGGTGCCGGGGGTGCTGCTGCGGGAGCCGCTGGCGGCGCTGTTCACCGACTCGCCGGCGCTGACCGCGGACTTCTTCCTGATCTCGCTGGGCGGGCTGCCGGTGTACTTCGCCCAGACGGTGGTGGACGGGGTGCTGAAGGGGCTGGGGGACACCAAACGGCCCATGCGGCACGCCATCATCTGCAACGTGCTCGTGGTCGTCCTGGATCCGCTGTTCATCTACGGGCTGGAGATGGGGGTGCAGGGGGCGGCGGTGGCCACGGTGATCGCGCGGGGGGTCACGCTGGCGATCGCGCTGCGGACCGTGACGCGGCTGCGGGAGGCGGCGAACGGCGGTCCGGCCGCGAGCGAGCCGGCTGCCCTCGGCCGGGGCACGAGCGAGCCGGGCGGCTCCGGTCAGGCCGGGCGCGGGACGGGCGGCGGCGGGCGGGCGATGGCCGGCGAGGTGATCCGTACCGGGTTGCCCATGTCCGGTGATTTCCTGGCACGTGCCCTCGTGGGGATGGCGCTGGTGGAGATCGTGGCCGGGTTCGGGACGACGGCGGTGGCCGGGTACGGGGTCGGGCAGAAGGTCATGCTGGCCGGGGTGATGGTGTTCTACGCGCTGCGGCAGGCGGCGATGATCCGCACCGCCCGGTCGGAGCCCGTCAGGTCGCCGCTGGTGCTCGGGCTCGGGTCCGGCGCGGTGGTCGCGGTGGCGCTGAACGTGGTGGCCGTGCCGGTCGCCGGGTTGTTCGCCGGCGATCCGGCGGTGGCCGTGGAGTTCATGCGGTGGATGGCGCTCTACCTGGTGCCGTTCGGCGGGCTGATCGCCGTGGGCGGGGTGCTGCAGGCGAGCGGGCGGGGCAACCGGCTGCTCGCCGCCACCCTGGCGGGCTTCGCCGTGCAGTTGCCCCTCGCGTACGTGCTGAGCGCGTGGCTCGGCCTGACGGGCGTGTGGCTGTCGATGGCCACGGGCGCCGCCGTCAGTCTCGCGGGCACGTCCGCGAGGCTCCGCCCTCCGGCCGCGCCGACGCGCCCTTCCCCGGACCTCAGCCCTTCAGCCGCGCCGACGCGCCCTTCCCCGGACCTCAGCCCTTCAGCCGCGCCAGAGCCGCGCGCAGGCGATCCTGAGCACGCTCCCGCCCCAGCACCTCGATCGACTCGAACAGCGGCAGACCCACCGTCCGGCCGGTGATCGCCACCCGCACCGGCGCCTGGGCCTTGCCGAGCTTGAGCCCGTGGGCGGTGCCGACCTCCTCCAGCGCCTGCTTGAGCGACTCGGGATCCCAGCTCACGATCTCCAGTCGCTCCAGGTAGCCGGTGAGGATCTCCTCGGCGGCGTTCTTCATCGCCTTGTCCCACGACGCCTGGTCGAAGACCGGCTCCTCCAGGAAGAGGAAGTCGACGTTCTGCCGGATCTCCGACAGCACCGCGATGCGCGTCTGCGCCAGCGCGGCGACCTTGCTGAACAGCTCGCGGTCCCAGGAGGGGTCGAGGTAGGGCGCGCAGCGCTCCTCGAAGGTCTCCAGCGGCAGCGCCCGGATGTACTCGCCGTTGAAGGCCCGCAGCTTCTTCTCGTCGAAGAAGGCGTTGGAGGCGTTGACGTCCTCGAACCGGAACAGCGGCACCATCTCCGACCACGGCATGATCTCGCGGTCCTCGCCGGGGCCCCAGCCGAGCAGCATCAGGTAGTTGACCATCGCCTCAGGCAGGTAGCCCTCGGCGCGGTAGTCCTCCAGCGCCACCTTGTCGCGCCGCTTGGACAGCTTCTTGCGCTGCTCGTTGACGATCACCGGCAGGTGCGCCCAGACCGGCGGGGTCGCGCCCAGCGCGGGCCAGAGCAGCTCCTGCCTGGCGGCGTTGGGCATGTGCTCCTCGCCGCGGGCCACGTGGGTGATGCCCTGCGTGATGTCGTCGACGGCGTTGGCCAGCACGTACAGGGGGGAGCCGTCGCTGCGCGCGATGACGAAGTCCTCCTGGGCGTTGTTGGGGAACTCCACCCGGCCGCGCACCAGGTCGTTCACCACCGTGACGCCCTCGTCGGGCGTGCGGAAGCGCACCGCGCCGGCGCTGAGCCCGCGCTCGCGGCAGTGGCCGTCGTAGCCCTTGTCCTTGGAGCCCGTACGCTCCTGGACCTGCTCGCGGGTGCAGTCGCAGTAGTAGGCCTTGCCGTCGGCGAGCAGCTTGGCCACG
The nucleotide sequence above comes from Nonomuraea gerenzanensis. Encoded proteins:
- a CDS encoding MATE family efflux transporter; this translates as MIRLALPIYVELLTAVVAVGVIDLLWVSGLGEAAIAAVTVGTTAEYLAYGLFLAVPTGVTVLVGRRDGRAPLGPVIRTGWVLWAVFSVGVAVPGVLLREPLAALFTDSPALTADFFLISLGGLPVYFAQTVVDGVLKGLGDTKRPMRHAIICNVLVVVLDPLFIYGLEMGVQGAAVATVIARGVTLAIALRTVTRLREAANGGPAASEPAALGRGTSEPGGSGQAGRGTGGGGRAMAGEVIRTGLPMSGDFLARALVGMALVEIVAGFGTTAVAGYGVGQKVMLAGVMVFYALRQAAMIRTARSEPVRSPLVLGLGSGAVVAVALNVVAVPVAGLFAGDPAVAVEFMRWMALYLVPFGGLIAVGGVLQASGRGNRLLAATLAGFAVQLPLAYVLSAWLGLTGVWLSMATGAAVSLAGTSARLRPPAAPTRPSPDLSPSAAPTRPSPDLSPSAAPEPRAGDPEHAPAPAPRSTRTAADPPSGR
- the gltX gene encoding glutamate--tRNA ligase, coding for MTDVRVRFAPSPTGMFHVGSARAALFNWAVAEQSKGRFILRIEDTDATRNRPEWTEGIISALDWIGINGTNPVFEGPYFQSAYEPQHREAVAKLLADGKAYYCDCTREQVQERTGSKDKGYDGHCRERGLSAGAVRFRTPDEGVTVVNDLVRGRVEFPNNAQEDFVIARSDGSPLYVLANAVDDITQGITHVARGEEHMPNAARQELLWPALGATPPVWAHLPVIVNEQRKKLSKRRDKVALEDYRAEGYLPEAMVNYLMLLGWGPGEDREIMPWSEMVPLFRFEDVNASNAFFDEKKLRAFNGEYIRALPLETFEERCAPYLDPSWDRELFSKVAALAQTRIAVLSEIRQNVDFLFLEEPVFDQASWDKAMKNAAEEILTGYLERLEIVSWDPESLKQALEEVGTAHGLKLGKAQAPVRVAITGRTVGLPLFESIEVLGRERAQDRLRAALARLKG
- a CDS encoding M3 family metallopeptidase: MAENPFFAPSDLPYELPPFADIREEHYLPAFERGMAEQLAEVEAIASSTETPTFENTIAALERSGRILDRTATVFFSIAASNTTDGIMEIEKQISPQLTRHSDAIRLNRALWARIKQVSTADAEESWLLEKYRDDFIRAGADLSEPDQDRLRALNEELSKLSTQFAQSLLKASTESALVVTDPKELDGFDEAKIESLRQDDGTYVLPLLNFTCQPGLAQLTDRDVRRRLYELSVGRAPGNFEVAARMAALRAERAALLGFPTHAAYTVADQTAKTVEAVEEMLGQLVGPAVRNAEREAEALAEQAGFPIEPWDWSYYSEKVRQARYDFDGAAMRPYFELNRVYRDGVFYAATKLYGITFAERPELGGYHPDVTVFEVSDEDGGPLGLFVLDPYARPSKRGGAWMNNLVDQSFLFGQRPVVMNNLNVTKPASGPTLLTYDEVNTAFHEFGHALHGLFSQVRFPRVSGTSVPRDFVEYPSQVNEMWVTWPEVLANYAKHHETGEPMPAELVEKLTAAEKFNQGFKTVEYLAATLLDWAWHKLAPGETVTDPEAFELAALEAAGIAFALVRPRYRTNYFAHVFSGGYSAGYYSYIWSEVLDAESVEWFKENGGLTRANGDHFRRELLSRGGSLDPLTAFRNFRGREPSIQPLLKRRGLD
- a CDS encoding NmrA family NAD(P)-binding protein: MTYLVTGATGSVGRHVVAHLLDAGHRVRALTRDLARAKLPEGVEVVRGDLSRTESIVPALKGVEGVHLIDAADSAYAPLQNGAELVEAVRAAGVSKVTLLSGWSPGTLEAAVTGSDLAWTYVQPTEFMANALAWAEPVRTKGLIEEPFAATRTAMVHEADIGAVIATALTEDGHAGHSYGLTGPELLDVPAKVRILSEAIGREIAFRELTVDEMRERYRAEGVPEQLIEFQIQVFGNVPEGAYQVTATVEQVTGRPPRTFAQWAAEHAEWFSPGRGA
- a CDS encoding PadR family transcriptional regulator produces the protein MASGADLALTILGFLNERPMHGYELKSRLTSLTGHLRPVSDGALYPAIARLEAKGLVERHEEAGAAAARRQVLTITQAGREELLRRLREPADLDISDQARFFALLAFLSALPDPADQVKVLSRRLAFLEAPASFFHEGGRPVRARDEPDPYRRGMLLIARASSQAEKEWLRQRIAELNVPH